One segment of Schistocerca cancellata isolate TAMUIC-IGC-003103 chromosome 2, iqSchCanc2.1, whole genome shotgun sequence DNA contains the following:
- the LOC126155513 gene encoding larval cuticle protein 16/17-like, whose product MSSMEKNLCLVVAVSYVLADTKPIEVISREEVHDAAGQYSLSYQTANGITVVEHGELKPTPDGKDHVLIKSGQYQYTSPEGKPVDIKYKADEFGYVATGDAIPVAPVA is encoded by the exons CTGTGCCTGGTCGTCGCCGTGTCCTACGTGCTGGCCGACACCAAACCCATCGAGGTGATCTCCCGCGAGGAGGTCCACGATGCTGCCGGCCAGTATTCGCTCTC GTACCAGACGGCCAACGGCATCACGGTGGTGGAGCACGGCGAGCTGAAGCCCACCCCTGACGGCAAGGACCACGTGCTGATCAAGAGCGGCCAGTACCAGTACACCAGCCCCGAGGGCAAGCCCGTCGACATCAAGTACAAGGCCGACGAGTTCGGCTACGTCGCCACCGGAGACGCCATCCCCGTCGCACCCGTCGCCTAA